One region of Sylvia atricapilla isolate bSylAtr1 chromosome Z, bSylAtr1.pri, whole genome shotgun sequence genomic DNA includes:
- the CZH5orf34 gene encoding uncharacterized protein C5orf34 homolog → MEAERLMVLFGDDSVEVHYAGGSRLLLSPCGSEYLYEAALPAAAHPLQPAEITRQRVAFVVSAYREQLLRALDFRNAFSSRPYLPSRVIPPERKKILLSDILKIKWPDPATADLTRRLDNGSVKISSVDGYAHLYLSELQQEFTVEFLCKVSQSSASSPCSTEKNSNYQSGDQCGKPSKSAAAEVSSEQRRIENRNKRGCAEGKYSKPTKLKDQRDGDGVPLFYTNCSSEYTWVTQRWPVSLCPEEWKYPLSLALKCCNVHTVENVMKTYEKNSCTAVEGDVIADPETHETVSCLPAALPLSCRAPHLHRWTFCDFFQNEDMEKYSFPRLIQVVWCQGVFYRFIHGRTNIAEIYPGDDSFFKSEGAFLGKYFIRYAIQKGTKKVEEKMYSVSSLPPDVPGHPYSIFSIITQATKILQYCCKTKLSLSHNYYLCCWKVVSETDGREMLPVLLHEKAIPNIGRLIVYSDHKVHAVFLDRMTVTMVWDFSSSHSEIQINEDVGWCKITTPDGLQQLIQISHPGVYERYIKTAIEWCRSLNERKKIAEHTAHSVTEENWSADAEIEKIQRFNFLLDNSNILKRTSAAKCNPSDITVGKKENRGETEELREGCVLEALEKTSKVIQDIESLLAASGR, encoded by the exons ATGGAGGCGGAAAGGCTGATGGTGCTGTTCGGGGACGACTCTGTGGAGGTGCACTACGCGGGGGGGTCCCGCTTGCTGCTGTCTCCTTGCGGCTCCGAGTATCTGTACGAAGCCGCGCTCCCCGCGGCCGCCCACCCGCTCCAGCCGGCGGAGATCACCCGCCAGCGGGTCGCTTTCGTCGTCAGCGCCTACCGG GAACAACTTCTACGAGCGCTAGATTTCAGGAACGCCTTTTCTTCTCGCCCATACTTGCCTTCACGTGTTATacctccagaaagaaaaaag ATTCTTCTCAGTGatatcttaaaaattaaatggcCTGACCCCGCGACAGCTGATCTGACAAGACGTTTAGACAATGGCAGTGTGAAGATCTCATCTGTAGATGGCTATGCTCACCTTTACTTGTCAGAATTGCAGCAAGAATTTACAGTGGAGTTCTTATGCAAAGTCAGCCAGTCATCTGCATCATCTCCATGCTCCACTGAAAAGAACAGCAACTATCAAAGTGGAGATCAGTGTGGAAAACCAAGtaaaagtgctgctgcagaagtcTCATCAGAACAAAGAAGAATAGAGAATAGGAATAAACGTGGCTGTGCTGAAGGTAAATACAGTAAGCCAACCAAACTAAAGGACCAAAGAGATGGAGATGGAGTACCTTTGTTCTACACAAATTGTTCTTCTGAATACACATGGGTTACACAGCGTTGGCCTGTTTCCTTGTGCCCAGAAGAATGGAAATACCCTTTGTCCTTGGCACTAAAATGCTGTAATGTACATACTGTGGAAAATGTCATGAAGACATATGAGAAAAACAGCTGTACAGCTGTCGAAGGTGATGTTATAGCAGACCCTGAAACACATGAAACAGTTTCTTGTTTACCTGCAGCTTTGCCACTCAGCTGCAGAGCCCCACACCTACACAG GTGGACATTTTGTGACTTCTTTCAGAATGAAGATATGGAGAAGTATTCATTCCCTCGGCTAATTCAAGTTGTATGGTGCCAGGGTGTTTTCTACAG ATTTATCCATGGTAGGACAAACATTGCAGAAATTTATCCTGGGGATGACTCATTTTTCAAGTCAGAAGGAGCATTTTTGGGAAAATACTTCATACGTTATGCAATccaaaaaggaacaaagaag GtggaagaaaaaatgtattcagtGAGCAGCCTACCTCCAGATGTGCCAGGACATCCATATTCTATATTCTCCATCATTACTCAGGCAACAAA aaTACTTCAGTAttgctgcaaaacaaaattgtCATTAAGTCATAATTAttatctctgctgctggaaagtg GTATCTGAGACTGATGGACGAGAAATGTTGCCAGTTTTGCTGCATGAAAAGGCTATTCCCAACATAGGAAGACTGATTGTGTACTCAGATCATAAAGTCCATGCTGTTTTTTTGGATAGGATGACCGTGACTATGGTTTGGGATTTCAGCTCTTCCCATAGTGAGATCCAG aTAAATGAAGATGTAGGCTGGTGTAAGATAACTACTCCTGATGGGCTACAGCAGCTAATACAAATAAGTCATCCTGGAGTCTATGAAAg GTACATCAAAACAGCAATAGAATGGTGCAGAAGtttgaatgaaagaaaaaagattgcTGAACATACTGCACACTCTGTTACTGAAGAAAATTG GTCTGCTGATGCTGAGATTGAAAAGATACAGAGATTTAATT TTTTATTAGACAATAGCAACATTCTGAAAAGGACATCTGCTGCAAAATGCAATCCATCTGATATCACCGttggcaaaaaagaaaacaggggTGAGACGGAAGAACTCCGTGAAGGTTGCGTCTTAGAGGCTttggaaaaaacttccaaagTCATTCAGGATATTGAATCTCTGCTTGCTGCTTCTGGGAGGTGA
- the TMEM267 gene encoding transmembrane protein 267, giving the protein MVFVMASETEKAHALLQTFSTASVISSLGLGIFCFVADRLLQFSFIQQNDWLRALSDNAVHGILGMWSWAIVIGLRKKSDFTEVTLAGFLASVIDVDHFFHAGSLSLKAALTLPRRPLLHCSTVIPVVALTLKFIMQLFRLKDSWCFLPWMLFISWSSHHVRDGVRHGLWICPFGKTPPLPYWLYVAITASLPHLCSFIMYLTGTRELMSIKHGIRIDV; this is encoded by the exons ATGGTTTTTGTCATGGCATCTGAGACTGAAAAGGCCCACGCTCTTCTCCAGACTTTCAGTACAGCGTCAGTTATTTCCAGTCTAGGTTTGGGGATATTCTGCTTTGTAGCAGACAGACTTCTGCAGTTTTCCTTCATTCAGCAAAATGACTGGCTCCGAGCCTTATCTGATAATGCAGTGCATGGTATACTGGGGATGTGGTCCTGGGCAATAGTGATTGGACTCAGGAAGAAAAGTGACTTCACTGAGGTCACCCTGGCTGGCTTCCTTGCCTCTGTCATTGATGTGGACCACTTCTTTCATGCTGGATCTCTGTCATTAAAG gctgcTCTGACTCTTCCACGGAGACCACTTCTTCACTGTTCTACTGTGATTCCTGTGGTGGCTCTGACATTAAAGTTTATTATGCAGCTTTTCAGGCTTAAGGACTCATGGTGCTTTCTTCCCTGGATGTTGTTCATATCCTGGTCTTCTCATCATGTCCGTGACGGGGTTCGTCATGGCCTCTGGATCTGCCCATTTGGAAAAACTCCTCCCTTGCCATATTGGCTGTATGTGGCAATTACAGCATCTTTACCTCATCTATGTTCATTTATTATGTATTTAACAGGCACTAGAGAATTGATGTCTATAAAACATGGAATCCGCATTGATGTATAG